A genomic window from Nocardioides jiangxiensis includes:
- a CDS encoding HNH endonuclease signature motif containing protein, which produces MDFFSGSAHEPPLVAAAHALDEQLKQVAGNDPTFLSVLEKEDLLLTLLHVKRSVDGLLVDTLAVAGDVADEHGARSAGAWLAAASHEAAGVTGVLQRLAADGARFPEVVAALRAGRISVAHADVVVRAVDALGAEVSAEVRAEALGHLLDAGADFSPKELRRLGDGVLAAIDPDAFEDAERAKLEAELEKARAASRLSFRPLGNGATRFSGQVPDAVAQRLRTCLEAFSSPRHEAAAGSGSGASRYLDPVTGRRLPHDRVLGEAFAAFLEAADPARLPIHGGDATQVVVTIEWEKLLAGVGIGMADGEPVPVGEVRRLACQAGVLPVVLGGRSEVLDLGRSRRLFSKAQRRAMAVRQSTCGFEGCDVPGEWCEAHHLDPWSSGGPTDLARGILICPRHHHVVHDDRYAVTALPGGGLRAVLRR; this is translated from the coding sequence ATGGACTTCTTCTCGGGGTCCGCGCATGAGCCGCCGTTGGTGGCGGCGGCGCATGCGCTGGACGAGCAGCTCAAGCAGGTGGCGGGCAATGACCCGACCTTCCTCAGCGTGCTCGAGAAGGAAGACCTGCTGCTGACGCTCCTGCACGTGAAGCGTTCGGTCGACGGGTTGCTGGTCGACACGCTCGCCGTGGCCGGTGACGTGGCCGACGAGCACGGTGCCCGCTCGGCGGGTGCCTGGCTGGCGGCGGCGTCGCACGAGGCGGCCGGAGTGACCGGAGTGCTGCAGCGCCTCGCAGCGGATGGTGCACGGTTCCCGGAGGTCGTGGCGGCGCTGCGGGCGGGGCGGATCTCCGTCGCGCATGCGGACGTCGTCGTCCGGGCTGTCGATGCGCTGGGGGCCGAGGTCTCGGCCGAGGTCCGGGCGGAGGCGCTCGGCCACCTGCTCGATGCGGGTGCCGACTTCAGTCCGAAGGAGCTGCGACGCCTCGGCGACGGGGTGCTGGCCGCGATCGATCCCGATGCGTTCGAGGACGCCGAGCGCGCCAAGCTCGAAGCCGAGCTGGAGAAGGCACGGGCCGCGTCGCGGCTCTCGTTCCGGCCGCTGGGCAACGGCGCGACCCGGTTCAGTGGGCAGGTGCCGGACGCGGTCGCTCAGCGGTTGCGGACCTGCCTCGAGGCGTTTTCCTCCCCGCGTCACGAAGCTGCTGCCGGATCCGGGTCGGGTGCGTCGCGGTACCTCGACCCGGTGACCGGTCGCCGGCTTCCGCACGACCGCGTGCTGGGCGAGGCGTTCGCGGCGTTCCTGGAGGCGGCGGACCCGGCAAGGCTGCCGATCCACGGCGGTGACGCGACGCAGGTGGTCGTGACGATCGAGTGGGAGAAGCTCCTCGCTGGTGTCGGGATCGGCATGGCTGATGGCGAGCCGGTCCCTGTCGGCGAGGTGCGTCGCCTGGCGTGCCAGGCAGGCGTGCTGCCGGTGGTGCTGGGCGGACGCTCCGAGGTGCTCGACCTGGGGCGTTCGCGGCGGTTGTTCAGCAAGGCGCAGCGGCGGGCGATGGCGGTCCGCCAGTCGACCTGCGGCTTCGAGGGCTGCGACGTGCCGGGGGAGTGGTGCGAGGCGCACCATCTGGATCCCTGGTCCAGCGGAGGGCCTACCGATCTCGCTCGCGGCATCCTGATCTGCCCCCGCCACCATCATGTCGTCCACGACGATCGGTATGCGGTGACCGCGCTGCCCGGCGGAGGGCTACGGGCGGTGCTGCGGCGCTGA
- a CDS encoding WYL domain-containing protein translates to MTKGGRDQRAPMERIIGFMALLHDARTRGRAGVPATELLASAGWEDAGDGITALNRDLKALRTLGWRIENVSAKGLPAVFRMTSVDNRLKLRLTPGQQAALRRAVLLADRADLADQLDLPEDAAPAPLAASVTADDAPELTAVVAAVRSKARLHFRYSGTPRVVHPASLRTQQGRWYLRGNEDGSTVVKRFVVSRMSEVAADAPGTAAPVADTEPESLHPLAWEVDSPVEVTLRAPQQYAADVRRWLGAPVEESEEGADALLVYRVTHRAAMRARIYQLGTRVRVEGPEGFRDELLAELATMAGE, encoded by the coding sequence GTGACGAAGGGCGGACGGGACCAGCGCGCGCCCATGGAGCGGATCATCGGCTTCATGGCGCTCCTCCACGATGCGCGGACCCGTGGTCGCGCGGGCGTACCCGCCACGGAGCTGCTCGCGTCGGCCGGGTGGGAGGACGCCGGCGACGGCATCACCGCCCTCAACCGTGACCTCAAGGCCCTGCGCACTCTCGGCTGGCGGATCGAGAACGTCTCCGCCAAGGGCCTCCCGGCCGTCTTCCGGATGACCAGCGTCGACAACCGCCTCAAGCTCCGCCTCACCCCCGGCCAGCAGGCCGCCCTGCGCCGCGCCGTGCTCCTCGCGGACCGCGCGGACCTCGCCGACCAGCTCGACCTGCCCGAGGACGCCGCGCCCGCGCCCCTGGCAGCCTCCGTCACGGCCGACGACGCGCCGGAGCTGACCGCTGTGGTCGCCGCCGTCCGCAGCAAGGCCCGGCTGCACTTCCGGTACTCCGGCACTCCCCGCGTCGTGCACCCCGCCTCCCTGCGCACGCAGCAGGGCCGGTGGTACCTCCGCGGCAACGAGGACGGCAGCACCGTGGTCAAGCGGTTCGTGGTGAGCCGGATGAGCGAGGTCGCCGCCGATGCCCCCGGCACAGCGGCACCCGTCGCCGACACCGAGCCCGAGAGCCTGCACCCGCTCGCCTGGGAGGTCGACTCCCCCGTCGAGGTGACCCTCCGTGCGCCGCAGCAGTACGCCGCCGACGTACGCCGCTGGCTGGGTGCCCCTGTGGAGGAGAGCGAGGAGGGCGCGGACGCTCTCCTCGTCTACCGCGTGACGCACCGGGCGGCCATGCGGGCGCGGATCTACCAGCTGGGCACGCGCGTGCGGGTCGAGGGCCCGGAGGGCTTCCGCGACGAGCTGCTCGCCGAGCTCGCGACGATGGCAGGTGAGTGA
- a CDS encoding M4 family metallopeptidase has product MHRISALSRSSAAVGLATAALASVAFSGTASPARAAAGGDGGPTASARAVVAAALDQLESHPRTALLSDGIGFVAGRVQADADGSRHVRLDRTYQGLPVRGGDLVVHEGPGAAYRGTSQTLAAPLDLPVVPTVPQADAERAAEARDATTARIRGFDARGARLVVDTLGGAPRLAWEVTSVGRYVDGTPSSLRTYVDARTGDVLRREERIETIDGDGESLWSGHVPLQVSQSGSSYVLKDPTRGGTYTVTVANTQDGALCGGLLNLGVGCAREAQLPSTDTSWGDGTTGSAETVAVDAQYGTNATWDYYEQVHGREGIFGNGTGSYNRVHYGKNYVNAFWDGTRMTYGDGNGTTYGPLVSLDVAGHEMSHGVTEHTAGLAYSGEAGGLNEATSDIFGTMVEFHAANPSDPGDYLIGEQFALNGTTPLRRMDDPATDGHSATCWSSTAKSLDVHYSSGIANHFFYVLSEGTGARTINGVAYDAPSCDGTQVAGIGRDEADQIWYRALTTYMTSGTTYAAARTATLDAAADLYGPASVQHGAVAAAWDASGVH; this is encoded by the coding sequence ATGCACCGGATCAGTGCCCTGTCCCGTTCGTCCGCCGCGGTAGGCCTCGCCACCGCCGCCCTCGCCTCAGTCGCCTTCAGCGGCACGGCGAGCCCCGCCCGCGCCGCTGCTGGCGGGGACGGCGGTCCGACCGCGAGCGCGCGAGCCGTCGTCGCCGCCGCGCTCGACCAGCTGGAGAGCCACCCGCGCACGGCGTTGCTCTCCGACGGCATCGGGTTCGTCGCGGGCCGCGTCCAGGCCGATGCCGACGGCAGTCGCCATGTGCGGCTCGACCGCACCTACCAGGGCCTGCCGGTCCGGGGAGGCGACCTGGTCGTCCATGAGGGACCTGGCGCGGCGTACCGGGGGACCAGTCAGACGCTCGCCGCTCCCCTCGATCTCCCGGTCGTGCCGACGGTGCCGCAGGCCGACGCCGAGCGCGCCGCGGAGGCCCGTGACGCCACGACGGCGCGGATCCGCGGCTTCGACGCCCGCGGTGCACGGCTCGTCGTCGACACCCTCGGAGGGGCACCGCGGCTCGCGTGGGAGGTCACCAGCGTCGGCAGGTACGTCGACGGCACACCCAGCTCCCTCCGGACGTACGTCGACGCCCGTACCGGCGACGTACTCCGTCGCGAGGAGAGGATCGAGACCATCGACGGCGACGGCGAGTCGCTGTGGTCGGGCCACGTCCCGCTGCAGGTGTCGCAGTCGGGCTCGTCGTACGTGCTGAAGGACCCGACCAGGGGTGGCACCTACACCGTGACGGTCGCCAACACCCAGGACGGTGCGCTCTGCGGCGGCCTGCTCAACCTCGGCGTCGGCTGCGCCAGGGAGGCCCAGCTGCCCAGCACGGACACGTCCTGGGGCGACGGCACGACCGGTAGCGCGGAGACGGTGGCCGTCGACGCGCAGTACGGCACGAATGCCACATGGGACTACTACGAGCAGGTGCACGGCCGCGAGGGGATCTTCGGCAACGGCACGGGCTCCTACAACCGGGTCCACTACGGCAAGAACTACGTCAACGCCTTCTGGGACGGCACGCGCATGACGTACGGCGACGGCAACGGCACGACGTACGGACCGCTGGTGTCGCTCGACGTGGCCGGCCACGAGATGTCCCACGGCGTCACGGAGCACACGGCCGGCCTGGCGTACTCGGGGGAGGCTGGAGGCCTCAACGAGGCGACGTCGGACATCTTCGGGACGATGGTCGAGTTCCACGCCGCCAACCCGTCCGACCCCGGCGACTATCTGATCGGCGAGCAGTTCGCGCTCAACGGCACCACGCCACTGCGCCGGATGGACGACCCCGCGACCGACGGCCACTCGGCGACCTGCTGGTCCTCGACCGCGAAGAGCCTCGACGTCCACTACTCCTCGGGTATCGCCAACCACTTCTTCTACGTGCTGTCCGAGGGCACCGGCGCGCGGACCATCAACGGCGTCGCGTACGACGCGCCGAGCTGCGATGGCACGCAGGTGGCCGGCATCGGTCGCGATGAGGCCGACCAGATCTGGTACCGCGCGCTGACCACCTACATGACCTCCGGCACGACCTACGCCGCTGCGCGCACCGCGACGCTCGACGCCGCCGCGGACCTCTACGGCCCGGCGAGCGTCCAGCACGGTGCGGTCGCAGCAGCCTGGGACGCCTCCGGCGTCCACTGA
- a CDS encoding adenylate/guanylate cyclase domain-containing protein: MEFLAPWLWARYRAHYAGLLIFQLLFWPVFVIGIGMIAWAISLHRGIGDLLYVGGTFLMVTELCGAISLLLSTREARLMLNRWGRGDQTDPRRTRAALNRLDRIPLIYGLAGGLPMLLVAPLLGNAVGLSWPVNLAMAFSAPALVIGSGVLGSVIVEAALWPVQAELDAVLREDALREPRRAVAARLLTIILLGSIIGCWVVALVVSYARTDAQQYVLAPLIALPFAVGTAIVLAPFGVGPVLRPVRDLREGTERVALGILDRRVPVTSDDEFGQLARSFNRMQAGLLERERLQAAFGAYVDPMLAQRLLERGSELFEGEEVDATVVFIDVVGFTAFSQASTAAETVARLNELFGIAVPILRGHGGHANKFLGDGMLAVFGVPEAHEDHADRAVAAATEIQDAVHARFGEDLTVGVGIASGPVIAGTVGGGGKLEFTLVGDTVNVAARIEEMTRLTGDPILLADTTAKALTTPVQLEDRGERELRGRAGGVAIHALTRW; the protein is encoded by the coding sequence ATGGAGTTTCTGGCCCCGTGGCTCTGGGCGCGCTACCGGGCCCACTACGCCGGGCTCCTGATCTTCCAGCTGCTCTTCTGGCCGGTCTTCGTGATCGGCATCGGGATGATCGCCTGGGCCATCTCGCTGCACCGCGGCATCGGCGACCTGCTCTACGTCGGCGGCACCTTCCTCATGGTCACCGAGCTGTGCGGCGCCATCTCGCTGCTCCTCTCGACCCGCGAGGCCCGGCTGATGCTCAACCGCTGGGGGCGGGGTGACCAGACCGACCCCCGGCGTACGCGCGCGGCGCTGAACCGGCTCGACCGGATCCCGCTGATCTACGGGCTGGCGGGCGGCCTGCCGATGCTGTTGGTCGCTCCGCTGCTCGGCAACGCCGTCGGGCTGAGCTGGCCGGTGAACCTCGCGATGGCCTTCTCGGCCCCGGCGCTCGTCATCGGCAGCGGCGTGCTCGGCTCCGTGATCGTCGAGGCCGCGCTCTGGCCGGTCCAGGCAGAGCTCGACGCGGTGCTGCGGGAGGACGCGCTGCGCGAGCCGCGCCGGGCCGTGGCGGCGCGCCTGCTCACGATCATCCTGCTCGGCAGCATCATCGGCTGCTGGGTCGTGGCCCTCGTCGTCTCCTACGCCCGCACTGACGCGCAGCAGTACGTCCTGGCGCCCCTGATCGCCCTTCCCTTCGCGGTGGGCACGGCGATCGTCCTCGCGCCGTTCGGTGTGGGTCCCGTGCTGCGTCCGGTCCGCGACCTGCGCGAGGGCACGGAGCGGGTCGCGCTCGGCATCCTCGACCGGCGCGTGCCGGTCACCAGTGACGACGAGTTCGGCCAGCTCGCACGGTCCTTCAACCGCATGCAGGCCGGCCTGCTGGAGCGGGAGCGCCTCCAGGCAGCCTTCGGCGCGTACGTCGACCCGATGCTCGCGCAGCGGCTGCTCGAGCGGGGCTCGGAGCTCTTCGAGGGCGAGGAGGTCGACGCGACGGTCGTCTTCATCGACGTCGTCGGGTTCACGGCGTTCTCCCAGGCCAGCACGGCGGCCGAGACCGTGGCACGGCTCAACGAGCTCTTCGGGATCGCGGTACCGATCCTGCGGGGGCACGGTGGCCACGCCAACAAGTTCCTCGGCGACGGCATGCTGGCGGTCTTCGGTGTCCCGGAGGCGCACGAGGACCACGCCGACCGCGCGGTCGCCGCGGCCACGGAGATCCAGGACGCCGTCCACGCCCGCTTCGGGGAGGACCTCACGGTCGGGGTCGGCATCGCCAGTGGCCCGGTCATCGCCGGCACCGTCGGAGGCGGGGGCAAGCTCGAGTTCACCCTGGTGGGCGACACGGTCAACGTGGCAGCGCGGATCGAGGAGATGACCCGGCTGACGGGTGACCCGATCCTGCTCGCGGACACCACGGCGAAGGCCCTCACCACTCCGGTGCAGCTCGAGGACCGCGGCGAGCGTGAGCTCCGCGGCCGCGCGGGCGGCGTGGCGATCCACGCCCTGACCCGCTGGTGA
- a CDS encoding helix-turn-helix transcriptional regulator, which translates to MAAPKYIQRFARLPEVFDLLTGRPGGLPLRQLADAVGTSVDELREDLLTFYATEPRNALFGLQRPDSIDFCAADGSDADPADAEVVRIIGEQPWDELGVEYLDASELALIYTAATALLEIRPDDEELRGAVAVLTQTMLGGLDADAAVATPHDSWHSSLEPLQAAVDGHRRVRITYSAAWSEGVRERVIEPWRLVQTRRGWEVDAGVDGDVRTYLLAHIRSLEVLEETFEPPADVDARIEAQRATTTVRVRVPHRARWAADFHAERVDVVTDDELTATLDLALLPPVEQRIGQLLLVAGEDAQVLAPAGLIAAGPALAEQLLAHHRG; encoded by the coding sequence ATGGCCGCCCCGAAGTACATCCAGCGCTTCGCCCGCCTGCCCGAGGTCTTCGACCTGCTGACCGGACGTCCCGGCGGCCTGCCGCTGCGGCAGCTCGCCGATGCCGTCGGCACGAGCGTCGACGAGCTCCGCGAGGACCTGCTGACCTTCTACGCGACGGAGCCCCGCAACGCGCTCTTCGGCCTCCAGCGCCCCGACTCGATCGACTTCTGTGCCGCCGACGGGTCCGACGCGGACCCCGCCGACGCCGAGGTCGTGCGGATCATCGGCGAGCAGCCGTGGGACGAGCTGGGCGTCGAGTACCTCGATGCGTCCGAGCTGGCGCTGATCTACACCGCCGCGACCGCGCTGCTCGAGATCCGGCCCGACGACGAGGAGCTGCGCGGCGCGGTCGCCGTGCTGACGCAGACCATGCTCGGGGGCCTGGACGCGGACGCTGCGGTCGCCACCCCACACGATTCGTGGCATTCCTCGCTCGAGCCCCTGCAGGCCGCGGTGGACGGCCACCGGCGGGTCCGGATCACCTACTCCGCGGCCTGGTCCGAGGGTGTCCGCGAACGGGTCATCGAGCCGTGGCGCCTGGTCCAGACCCGCCGGGGGTGGGAGGTCGACGCCGGCGTCGACGGCGACGTGCGGACCTACCTGCTCGCTCACATCCGCTCGCTGGAGGTGCTGGAGGAGACCTTCGAGCCTCCCGCGGACGTCGACGCCCGGATCGAGGCCCAGCGCGCGACCACGACCGTCCGGGTGCGGGTCCCCCACCGCGCCCGCTGGGCGGCCGACTTCCACGCCGAGCGGGTCGACGTCGTGACCGACGACGAGCTCACCGCCACCCTCGACCTCGCCCTCCTGCCGCCCGTCGAGCAGCGGATCGGCCAGCTGCTGCTGGTCGCCGGCGAGGACGCGCAGGTGCTCGCGCCGGCCGGGCTGATCGCCGCCGGCCCGGCCCTGGCGGAGCAGCTCCTCGCCCACCACCGCGGCTGA
- a CDS encoding DUF6318 family protein, protein MAPHRLTAPAVAVVLVLGLAACGNDPKPSASSDAPTPTVSSSPTGPVAPVLPDLARRNDAVGAKAFVKYWFAAVTYAMHTGDTEPFMAVSVKECKTCSNLKREIEAIYGDGQLRGGGWVVRAVEADPKTEPPLYRFAVRVEQAPQAVMSGRERTSDRQPRQRFLFYAGARWSGGFEFLGLDRLDG, encoded by the coding sequence ATGGCTCCTCATCGATTGACCGCCCCCGCCGTTGCGGTGGTGCTCGTGCTCGGACTCGCTGCCTGCGGCAACGACCCGAAGCCCTCTGCCTCGTCGGACGCGCCGACCCCGACGGTCTCTTCCTCGCCGACCGGCCCGGTGGCGCCGGTCCTGCCAGACCTGGCGCGGCGCAATGACGCCGTCGGCGCGAAGGCGTTTGTGAAGTACTGGTTCGCTGCCGTCACCTATGCCATGCACACCGGCGACACAGAACCCTTCATGGCTGTGTCGGTCAAGGAGTGCAAGACGTGTTCGAATCTCAAGAGGGAGATCGAAGCGATCTATGGTGACGGCCAACTCCGCGGTGGTGGCTGGGTTGTCCGCGCAGTTGAAGCTGATCCGAAGACAGAGCCGCCGCTCTATCGGTTCGCGGTCCGTGTCGAGCAAGCTCCGCAAGCTGTGATGAGCGGAAGGGAGCGCACCAGCGACCGACAGCCGCGTCAAAGGTTCTTGTTCTACGCCGGCGCGCGTTGGTCGGGCGGATTTGAATTCCTGGGGCTGGACCGACTCGATGGGTAG